One genomic segment of Pseudonocardia sp. T1-2H includes these proteins:
- a CDS encoding PhzF family phenazine biosynthesis protein: MPNLRFDVVDVFTDRAYAGNPLAVVHGADSLTPEQMQAVAAEFALSETAFALQPTEPGADYRLRIFTPARELPFAGHPSVGAAWVLARDGVIRRGDVVQECGAGLLPVHVDEAGAQVTGGSPEVGEDLDAALLATAVGLNPDDVDGAAAPGVAAAGIPFAFLPVHDDAVARLEPDPEALSAQTDGLVGLAVYSLSADATRVRLRMFAPDVGVAEDPATGSAAVALAVHLVDRGLLEPDGESAFTVSQGVEIGRPSTLHVTVRAAGGRAVGTAVRGGVVAVSRGELVALP; encoded by the coding sequence GTGCCGAACCTGCGATTCGACGTCGTCGACGTGTTCACCGACCGGGCCTACGCCGGCAACCCGCTCGCCGTCGTGCACGGCGCGGACTCCCTCACGCCTGAGCAGATGCAGGCGGTCGCGGCCGAGTTCGCCCTGTCCGAGACCGCCTTCGCGCTGCAGCCGACCGAGCCGGGAGCGGACTACCGGCTGCGCATCTTCACCCCCGCGCGCGAGCTGCCGTTCGCCGGGCACCCGAGCGTCGGTGCGGCCTGGGTGCTGGCCCGCGACGGCGTGATCCGGCGCGGCGACGTCGTCCAGGAGTGCGGCGCGGGCCTGCTCCCGGTGCACGTCGACGAGGCCGGGGCGCAGGTCACCGGCGGCTCGCCCGAGGTCGGCGAGGACCTGGACGCGGCCCTGCTCGCCACCGCCGTCGGGTTGAACCCGGACGACGTCGACGGCGCCGCGGCGCCCGGGGTCGCGGCCGCCGGGATCCCCTTCGCCTTCCTCCCCGTGCACGACGACGCCGTGGCGCGCCTGGAGCCGGACCCGGAGGCGTTGAGCGCGCAGACCGACGGCCTCGTCGGCCTCGCCGTCTACAGCCTCTCCGCGGACGCGACACGGGTCCGTCTGCGGATGTTCGCCCCCGACGTGGGAGTGGCCGAGGACCCCGCGACGGGCTCCGCGGCCGTCGCGCTGGCCGTCCACCTCGTGGACCGCGGCCTGCTGGAACCGGACGGGGAGTCCGCGTTCACCGTCTCCCAGGGCGTGGAGATCGGGCGGCCGTCGACGCTGCACGTCACGGTCCGCGCCGCGGGGGGCCGCGCGGTCGGGACGGCCGTCCGTGGCGGCGTCGTCGCCGTCTCCCGAGGTGAGCTGGTGGCGCTGCCCTGA
- a CDS encoding HpcH/HpaI aldolase/citrate lyase family protein, with protein sequence MTSESTQLRARRSCLAVPGSSQKFIDKARTLNSDQVFLDLEDACAPLAKPGARKTIVAALNEGGWGDKIRVVRVNDWTTEWTYRDVTEVVEGAGANLDAIMLPKVQTAEQVVALDLLLTQIEKSMGYEVGKIGIEAQIENALGLTNVNAIATASPRVETIIFGPADFMASINMKSLVVGEQPPGYDVGDAYHHILMSILMAARAHDKQAIDGPYLQIKDVDGFRRVAGRSAALGFDGKWVLHPGQIDAANETYSPLQSDYDHAENILDAYEYYTSEAGGKRGAAMIGDEMIDEASRKMALVISGKGRAAGMKRTDKWTPPEA encoded by the coding sequence GTGACGTCCGAGAGTACCCAGCTTCGCGCCCGCCGCTCCTGCCTGGCCGTTCCCGGCTCCAGCCAGAAGTTCATCGACAAGGCCCGGACCCTGAACTCGGACCAGGTCTTCCTGGATCTCGAGGACGCGTGCGCGCCGCTGGCCAAGCCCGGTGCCCGCAAGACCATCGTCGCCGCGCTCAACGAGGGCGGCTGGGGCGACAAGATCCGCGTGGTCCGGGTGAACGACTGGACCACCGAGTGGACCTACCGCGACGTCACCGAGGTCGTGGAGGGCGCGGGCGCCAACCTGGACGCGATCATGCTGCCGAAGGTGCAGACGGCCGAGCAGGTCGTCGCCCTGGACCTGCTGCTGACCCAGATCGAGAAGTCGATGGGCTACGAGGTCGGGAAGATCGGCATCGAGGCGCAGATCGAGAACGCGCTCGGTCTGACCAACGTCAACGCGATCGCGACGGCCAGCCCGCGCGTCGAGACGATCATCTTCGGCCCGGCGGACTTCATGGCCTCGATCAACATGAAGTCCCTGGTCGTGGGCGAGCAGCCGCCCGGCTACGATGTCGGCGACGCCTACCACCACATCCTGATGAGCATCCTGATGGCGGCCCGCGCGCACGACAAGCAGGCCATCGACGGCCCGTACCTGCAGATCAAGGACGTCGACGGGTTCCGCCGGGTGGCCGGGCGCTCCGCCGCCCTGGGCTTCGACGGCAAGTGGGTCCTGCACCCCGGCCAGATCGACGCCGCCAACGAGACCTACTCGCCGCTGCAGAGCGACTACGACCACGCCGAGAACATCCTCGACGCCTACGAGTACTACACCTCGGAGGCCGGCGGGAAGCGCGGCGCCGCGATGATCGGCGACGAGATGATCGACGAGGCCTCGCGCAAGATGGCTCTGGTGATCTCGGGCAAGGGCCGGGCCGCCGGCATGAAGCGCACCGACAAGTGGACTCCGCCGGAGGCGTGA
- a CDS encoding acyl-CoA dehydrogenase family protein codes for MARLAQTAGLTDIQEEILSTVKTFVDKEIIPHATALEHADAYPQDIVDGMKEMGLFGLTIPEEYGGLGESLLTYALVVEQIARGWMSVSGVINTHFIVAYMLMHHGTAEQKQKFLPKMALGETRGAFSMSEPDLGSDVAAIKTRAKKDGDDYVIDGAKMWLTNGGSSNLIALLVKTDEGKPKPYQNLTTFLVEKPSGFGEVAPGLTIPGKIDKMGYKGVDTTEAVFSGFRIPASSILGGEAGKGFSHMMDGVEVGRVNVAARACGISIRAFELAVEYAQQRSTFGKPIAEHQAIAFKLAEMGTKVEAAHLMMVNAARLKDRGERNDVEAGMAKLLASEYCAEVTQEAFRIHGGYGYSKEYEIERLMREAPFLLIGEGTSEIQKTIISRGLLKEYKLRG; via the coding sequence ATGGCGCGCCTGGCCCAGACCGCCGGCCTGACCGACATCCAGGAAGAGATCCTGTCCACGGTCAAGACCTTCGTGGACAAGGAGATCATCCCGCACGCGACCGCCCTCGAGCACGCGGACGCGTACCCGCAGGACATCGTCGACGGGATGAAGGAGATGGGGCTCTTCGGCCTCACCATCCCCGAGGAGTACGGCGGCCTGGGCGAGTCCCTGCTGACCTACGCCCTGGTCGTCGAGCAGATCGCCCGCGGCTGGATGAGCGTCTCCGGCGTCATCAACACCCACTTCATCGTGGCGTACATGCTGATGCACCACGGCACTGCGGAGCAGAAGCAGAAGTTCCTGCCGAAGATGGCGCTGGGGGAGACCCGCGGTGCCTTCTCCATGTCCGAGCCGGACCTCGGCTCGGACGTCGCGGCGATCAAGACCCGCGCCAAGAAGGACGGCGACGACTACGTCATCGACGGCGCCAAGATGTGGCTGACGAACGGCGGCTCGTCGAACCTGATCGCGCTGCTGGTCAAGACGGACGAGGGCAAGCCCAAGCCGTACCAGAACCTGACGACGTTCCTGGTGGAGAAGCCGTCGGGCTTCGGGGAGGTCGCGCCCGGGCTCACCATCCCCGGCAAGATCGACAAGATGGGCTACAAGGGCGTCGACACCACCGAGGCCGTGTTCTCCGGCTTCCGGATCCCGGCGTCGTCGATCCTGGGCGGGGAGGCCGGCAAGGGTTTCTCGCACATGATGGACGGCGTCGAGGTCGGGCGGGTCAACGTCGCCGCCCGCGCCTGCGGCATCTCGATCCGGGCCTTCGAGCTCGCGGTCGAGTACGCCCAGCAGCGCTCGACCTTCGGCAAGCCGATCGCCGAGCACCAGGCCATCGCGTTCAAGCTCGCCGAGATGGGCACCAAGGTCGAGGCCGCCCACCTGATGATGGTCAACGCGGCCCGGCTCAAGGACCGCGGCGAGCGCAACGACGTCGAGGCCGGCATGGCCAAGCTGCTGGCCAGCGAGTACTGCGCGGAGGTCACCCAGGAGGCCTTCCGCATCCACGGCGGCTACGGCTACTCCAAGGAGTACGAGATCGAGCGGCTCATGCGCGAGGCGCCGTTCCTGCTGATCGGCGAGGGCACGAGCGAGATCCAGAAGACGATCATCAGCCGGGGCCTGCTGAAGGAGTACAAGCTCCGCGGCTGA
- a CDS encoding general stress protein — protein MTTPFGGPGRQAPGLPNLPTPPTGWPVGSYATYEEAQRAVDHLADTDFPVRDVTIVGVDLMLVERVIGRLTWGRVLLQGALSGAWFGLFVGLVFGLAGGAGLGLALLVAAGGAVFGLAFAAVGYGMTHGRRDFTSASQMVAGRYDVLCQPRNAEKAREVLAKLAMSGNSGTSS, from the coding sequence GTGACCACCCCCTTCGGCGGCCCCGGACGCCAAGCGCCCGGGCTGCCCAACCTGCCCACTCCGCCCACCGGCTGGCCGGTCGGCTCCTACGCCACCTACGAGGAGGCGCAGCGGGCGGTCGACCACCTGGCGGACACGGACTTCCCGGTCCGCGACGTGACGATCGTGGGCGTGGACCTGATGCTGGTCGAGCGCGTGATCGGGCGCCTCACCTGGGGCCGCGTGCTGCTCCAGGGTGCGCTGTCGGGCGCCTGGTTCGGCCTGTTCGTCGGGCTCGTGTTCGGCCTCGCCGGCGGGGCCGGGCTGGGCCTCGCGCTGCTCGTCGCCGCGGGCGGCGCCGTGTTCGGCCTGGCGTTCGCCGCCGTCGGCTACGGCATGACGCACGGCCGTCGGGACTTCACCTCGGCGAGCCAGATGGTCGCCGGCCGGTACGACGTGCTGTGCCAGCCGCGCAATGCCGAGAAGGCCCGCGAGGTGCTCGCGAAGCTCGCGATGAGCGGGAACTCCGGCACCTCCTCCTGA
- a CDS encoding ABC transporter substrate-binding protein yields MGQPRGGRAHGPDRTRAGRRRTWAAAGAALLSSAAIAGCSSGAVGPPVLNFYTPADGATQYGQAAADCTTQANGRYTIVPQTLPKGADDQRLQLARRLVAGDTAVDIMGIDVTWTAEFATAGWITQLPEDVAAQVTQGTLPGPLETATFKGALWAAPLNTNTQILWYRKDLAPTPPKTWDEMISMSEALAQKGLPSYIEVQGAQYEGLSVWFNTMINSAGGQIVDENGTVLIGQEPSRGAAEKAATIMQRVAASPASDPSLSVAKENDGRLAMEAGTAAFQINYPFVYASINTPPPDGGGGGTFIDDQGKPAAKDTGKKVIDEFAWAPYPSVTPGTPAKPTIGGLNLAVSTTSLHPDLAFEAVQCLRSRENQLRNATDAGVPPTLEALYSDPSFQQEYPAWQAIKESLDDASVRPKTPAYQSISIVLSDLLNPPAQINPQAVVGEMADQVVRAENSEGLVP; encoded by the coding sequence ATGGGGCAGCCGCGGGGAGGCCGGGCCCATGGCCCGGACAGGACGCGGGCCGGCAGACGGCGTACGTGGGCCGCGGCGGGTGCCGCGCTGCTGTCCTCGGCCGCCATCGCCGGCTGTTCCAGTGGCGCGGTCGGGCCGCCGGTCCTGAACTTCTACACGCCCGCGGACGGCGCAACCCAGTACGGCCAGGCGGCCGCGGACTGCACGACGCAGGCGAACGGCCGCTACACGATCGTCCCGCAGACCCTGCCCAAGGGCGCGGACGACCAGCGCCTGCAGCTGGCCCGCCGGCTCGTCGCGGGAGACACCGCCGTGGACATCATGGGCATCGACGTCACCTGGACCGCAGAGTTCGCGACCGCGGGCTGGATCACCCAACTGCCCGAGGACGTCGCCGCGCAGGTCACCCAGGGCACCCTCCCCGGCCCGCTGGAGACGGCGACGTTCAAGGGGGCGCTCTGGGCGGCCCCGCTCAACACGAACACGCAGATCCTCTGGTACCGCAAGGACCTCGCCCCGACACCGCCGAAGACCTGGGACGAGATGATCTCGATGTCGGAGGCACTGGCGCAGAAGGGCCTGCCCTCCTACATCGAGGTGCAGGGCGCGCAGTACGAGGGCCTCTCGGTCTGGTTCAACACGATGATCAACAGTGCCGGCGGCCAGATCGTCGACGAGAACGGCACCGTCCTCATCGGTCAGGAGCCGAGCAGGGGCGCCGCCGAGAAGGCCGCGACGATCATGCAGCGGGTGGCGGCCTCACCGGCCTCGGACCCGTCGTTGTCCGTGGCGAAGGAGAACGACGGCCGGCTCGCCATGGAGGCCGGCACCGCCGCCTTCCAGATCAACTACCCGTTCGTCTACGCGTCGATCAACACCCCGCCCCCCGACGGCGGCGGTGGCGGCACGTTCATCGACGACCAGGGCAAGCCGGCGGCCAAAGACACCGGCAAGAAGGTCATCGACGAGTTCGCGTGGGCGCCCTACCCGTCGGTGACGCCCGGGACCCCCGCGAAGCCGACGATCGGCGGCCTGAACCTCGCCGTCAGCACGACGTCGCTGCACCCGGACCTCGCCTTCGAGGCGGTCCAGTGCCTGCGCAGCCGGGAGAACCAGCTGCGCAACGCCACGGACGCCGGCGTCCCGCCGACCCTGGAGGCGCTGTACAGCGACCCGTCGTTCCAGCAGGAGTACCCGGCCTGGCAGGCGATCAAGGAGTCGCTGGACGACGCGAGCGTCCGGCCGAAGACGCCCGCCTACCAGAGCATCTCGATCGTCCTGTCGGACCTGCTCAACCCGCCCGCGCAGATCAACCCGCAGGCGGTCGTCGGGGAGATGGCCGACCAGGTCGTCCGCGCGGAGAACTCGGAGGGACTGGTCCCGTGA
- a CDS encoding carbohydrate ABC transporter permease gives MSEGKKAERKLGLLLCAPAAIIMLLVTAYPIVYAVWLSLQRYDLRFPGEQQFAGLANYAAVLTSSYWWSAFGVTVIITVISVSIEFVLGLALALIMHRTIVARGLTRTVVLIPYGIVTVVAAFSWQFAWTPDKGYLAALLPEGAAPLTDQVSALAIIILAEVWKTTPFMALLLMAGLALVPDDLLKAAQVDGAGAWQRLTKIILPMMKPAILVALLFRTLDAFRVFDNIYILTQGSNGTGSVSMLGYDNLFKAFNLGIGSAISVLIFIAVAVIAFLFIKIFGAAAPGSDEGKR, from the coding sequence CTGTCCGAGGGCAAGAAGGCCGAGCGCAAGCTCGGGCTCCTGCTCTGCGCACCGGCGGCGATCATCATGCTGCTGGTCACCGCCTACCCGATCGTCTACGCGGTGTGGCTCTCGCTGCAGCGCTACGACCTGCGGTTCCCCGGCGAGCAGCAGTTCGCGGGGCTGGCCAACTACGCGGCCGTGCTCACGTCGAGCTACTGGTGGAGCGCCTTCGGAGTCACGGTGATCATCACGGTGATCTCGGTGTCGATCGAGTTCGTGCTCGGCCTCGCGCTGGCGCTGATCATGCACCGGACGATCGTCGCGCGTGGACTGACCCGGACCGTCGTGCTCATCCCGTACGGCATCGTCACCGTCGTCGCGGCGTTCAGCTGGCAGTTCGCCTGGACCCCGGACAAGGGCTACCTCGCGGCGCTGCTGCCGGAGGGCGCCGCGCCGCTGACGGACCAGGTGTCCGCGCTGGCGATCATCATTCTCGCCGAGGTGTGGAAGACGACGCCGTTCATGGCGCTGCTGCTGATGGCGGGTCTGGCCCTGGTGCCGGACGACCTGCTCAAGGCCGCCCAGGTCGACGGCGCGGGCGCCTGGCAGCGGCTGACGAAGATCATCCTGCCGATGATGAAGCCGGCGATTCTGGTCGCGCTGCTGTTCCGCACGCTCGACGCGTTCCGCGTGTTCGACAACATCTACATCCTGACCCAGGGCTCCAACGGCACCGGGTCCGTCTCGATGCTGGGCTACGACAACCTGTTCAAGGCGTTCAACCTCGGCATCGGCTCGGCGATCAGCGTGCTCATCTTCATCGCGGTCGCGGTGATCGCGTTCCTGTTCATCAAGATATTCGGGGCCGCGGCACCCGGATCCGACGAGGGGAAGCGCTGA
- a CDS encoding carbohydrate ABC transporter permease, with translation MLLYALIPVLWILSLSFKTADTVTDGNFIPRAWTLENYAQVFAIDLFTSALINSIGIAIISTVLAVVIGTMAAYAIARLDFPGKKVLVGISLLIAMFPQISLVSPLFNIERAVGLFDTWPGLILPYITFALPLSIYTLSAFFREIPWELEKAAQMDGATPLQAFRSVIVPLAAPGVFTTAILVFIFCWNDFLFAVSLTSTTRSQTATVAISQFTGASQFAEPTGSIAAAAVLLTIPIIIFVLFFQRRIVAGLTSGAVKG, from the coding sequence GTGCTGCTCTACGCGCTGATCCCGGTGCTCTGGATCCTGAGCCTGTCGTTCAAGACCGCGGACACGGTGACGGACGGGAACTTCATCCCGCGGGCCTGGACGTTGGAGAACTACGCGCAGGTCTTCGCGATCGACCTCTTCACGTCGGCGCTGATCAACTCGATCGGGATCGCGATCATCTCGACGGTGCTCGCGGTCGTCATCGGGACGATGGCCGCCTACGCGATCGCGCGGCTGGACTTCCCGGGCAAGAAGGTGCTCGTCGGCATCTCGCTGCTGATCGCGATGTTCCCGCAGATCTCCCTGGTCAGCCCGCTGTTCAACATCGAGCGCGCGGTCGGGCTGTTCGACACCTGGCCCGGCCTGATCCTGCCGTACATCACCTTCGCCCTGCCGCTGTCGATCTACACGCTCTCCGCGTTCTTCCGCGAGATCCCGTGGGAGCTGGAGAAGGCCGCGCAGATGGACGGGGCGACGCCGTTGCAGGCCTTCCGGTCCGTGATCGTGCCGCTGGCTGCGCCGGGCGTGTTCACCACGGCGATCCTGGTGTTCATCTTCTGCTGGAACGACTTCCTCTTCGCCGTGTCCCTGACGTCGACGACGCGGTCCCAGACGGCGACGGTCGCGATCTCGCAGTTCACCGGTGCCTCGCAGTTCGCCGAACCCACCGGCTCGATCGCCGCGGCGGCCGTCCTGCTCACCATTCCGATCATCATCTTCGTGCTGTTCTTCCAGCGCCGGATCGTCGCCGGCCTGACCTCCGGCGCAGTGAAGGGTTAA
- a CDS encoding chromosome partitioning protein ParB, producing the protein METGFPQADAEHDFLRTRRRQVLSRLASWLRREPDDVSDILPFGEVVAALGRTGERRLGLQVIALESIVGSVDRTKDFDRSFRPRTPRTRERWERLARAQRRGETIPPIDVYRVGGLHFVRDGHHRVSVAIALNLRSIEARVTEVTTKIDPNGIVHRGDLITKDLRRVFVDRVPLRGRALESIEVADAWAYAELSQAVEAWGFRLMQHESRYLDRETVARRWWSEEYKPVVRMLRQADLIGDRSDADAYLQLACQRYRLLRTHRWDDEVVDQLRAHPTA; encoded by the coding sequence GTGGAGACGGGTTTCCCGCAGGCGGACGCGGAGCACGACTTCCTGCGCACCCGTCGCCGTCAGGTGCTGTCCCGGCTCGCGTCCTGGCTGCGCCGCGAACCCGACGACGTCTCGGACATCCTGCCCTTCGGCGAGGTGGTGGCCGCCCTGGGCCGCACCGGTGAACGCCGGCTCGGTCTCCAGGTGATCGCACTGGAGTCGATCGTCGGCAGCGTGGATCGCACGAAGGACTTCGACCGCTCCTTCCGCCCCCGAACGCCCCGCACCCGCGAACGCTGGGAGCGCCTCGCCCGGGCGCAGCGGCGCGGGGAGACGATCCCGCCGATCGACGTGTACCGGGTCGGCGGGCTGCACTTCGTCCGGGACGGCCATCACCGCGTCTCGGTCGCGATCGCGCTCAACCTGCGCTCGATCGAGGCGAGGGTCACCGAGGTGACCACGAAGATCGACCCCAACGGGATCGTGCACCGCGGGGACCTCATCACGAAGGACCTGCGCCGCGTCTTCGTGGACCGGGTACCGCTGCGCGGCAGGGCGCTGGAGTCCATCGAGGTCGCGGACGCCTGGGCCTACGCGGAGCTCAGCCAGGCCGTGGAGGCGTGGGGGTTCCGGCTCATGCAGCACGAGAGTCGCTACCTGGACCGTGAGACCGTCGCCCGGCGCTGGTGGTCCGAGGAGTACAAGCCGGTGGTGCGGATGCTGCGCCAGGCCGACCTCATCGGGGACCGCTCGGACGCCGACGCCTACCTGCAGCTCGCCTGCCAGCGCTACCGCCTGCTCCGCACCCACCGCTGGGACGACGAGGTCGTGGACCAGCTCCGCGCCCACCCCACCGCCTGA
- a CDS encoding metallophosphoesterase family protein: protein MVRTLAVSDEEVAGLRTAAARRYDVALVLGAGDLPFDYLADLANTLDRPGVMVPGNHDRDLGGFSQRRGLWMRAGHPCDWPGPAGFENADVRVVDVAGLRIAGLGGCLRYRPGPNQWSEAEQARRARRLVRIARRARRKDGRTVDVLLTHAPPRHCGDREDGPHRGFECLHPLVEALRPRLLVHGHIHPHGEPVPDRMLGSTRVVNVVGRKVVDV, encoded by the coding sequence ATGGTCCGAACCCTGGCCGTGAGCGACGAGGAGGTCGCCGGGCTGCGTACCGCCGCTGCCCGGCGGTACGACGTCGCCCTCGTCCTGGGCGCCGGAGACCTGCCGTTCGACTACCTCGCGGACCTGGCGAACACCCTGGACCGCCCGGGCGTCATGGTTCCCGGCAACCACGACCGGGATCTCGGCGGCTTCTCCCAGCGCCGCGGCCTGTGGATGCGCGCGGGCCACCCGTGCGACTGGCCGGGGCCTGCGGGGTTCGAGAACGCGGACGTGCGGGTCGTCGACGTCGCGGGGCTGCGGATCGCGGGTCTCGGCGGCTGTCTGCGCTACCGACCGGGGCCGAACCAGTGGAGCGAGGCCGAGCAGGCCCGTCGCGCCCGTCGGCTGGTCCGGATCGCGCGTCGGGCCCGCCGGAAGGACGGCCGGACCGTGGACGTCCTGCTCACCCACGCTCCCCCACGGCACTGCGGGGACCGGGAGGACGGGCCGCACCGCGGCTTCGAGTGCCTGCACCCGCTCGTCGAGGCGTTGCGGCCGCGGCTGCTCGTGCACGGGCACATCCATCCGCACGGCGAGCCTGTCCCGGACCGGATGCTGGGCTCCACCAGGGTGGTCAACGTGGTCGGCCGGAAGGTGGTGGACGTCTAG